The DNA window CATTTCATCGCCCTCGAACTCCAGCTGATTGGCGCGGATCATCACTTCTTCACCATCCATCAACAGCGTATATTCATGGCCTTCCAGCTGCCATTGACGTTCGCTGCCTTTGACCTCGGCCGCACCGGCTTCGATGCGGTCCAGCAGGTTGAAATCGCCTTTGACTTCTTCGTTGATCCAGTGGCCAATCGCTTCATGCCCCATCGAAAATCTGACGATCACCTGACCGGTGACGTCACGCAGAAATTCGTAATCCATAGCATGCCCTCCTGAGCCCTTTTTCTTAGTGTAAACATAAATTGATTGCTAACTCAGTGAGCGCTCGCAAAGTTGGCAACTGAGCAAAATAAAACGGGAGGCCAAGGCCTCCCGTTAAACAGTTGCGCAATATAGCGGCTTACACGGCGGTCTGGAAGATCACGCCGTCAGCTTTTTCGGTGTACTGCCCCAACTGGTCAAAGTTCAGGTAGCGATAGGTATCCGCCGCCGTCTTGTCGACCTGCGCCATATAGGTCTGGTACTCGTCCGGCGTCGGCAGGCGGCCCAACAGGGACGCAACCGCAGCCAGTTCGGCAGACGCCAGATAAACGTTGGCACCGGTGCCCAGACGGTTCGGGAAGTTACGGGTCGAGGTGGAGACCACCGTCGCACCGTCCGCCACGCGCGCCTGGTTGCCCATGCACAGCGAGCAGCCCGGGATCTCGATACGCGCGCCGCTCTTGCCGAAGACGCTGTAGTAGCCTTCTTCGGTCAGCTGAGCCGCGTCCATCTTGGTTGGCGGCGCCACCCACAGACGGGTCGGCAGTTGGCCCTTGTGCTGATCCAGCAGCTTGCCGGCCGCACGGAAGTGGCCGATGTTGGTCATGCAAGAACCGATGAACACTTCATCGATTTTGCTGTTGGCCACGTCGGACAGCAGGCGCGCATCGTCAGGATCGTTCGGCGCGCACAGGATAGGCTCTTTGATCTCGTTCAGATCGATGTCGATCACCGCCGCGTATTCCGCATCCGCATCGCCTTCCAGCAGCTGCGGATCCGCCAGCCATTTTTCCATGCCCTGGATACGGCGCTCCAGCGTACGGCGATCGCCGTAACCTTCGGAGATCATCCACTTCAGCAGCACGATGTTGGAGTTCAGGTACTCTTCGATCGGCGCCTTGTCCAGCTTGATGGTACAACCGGCGGCGGAACGTTCGGCGGACGCATCGGTCAGCTCAAACGCCTGCTCGACCTTCAGGTCCGGCAGACCTTCGATCTCCAGAATGCGGCCGGAGAAGATGTTTTTCTTGCCCTTCTTCTCGACGGTCAGCAGCCCTTGCTGGATCGCGTAGTAAGGGATGGCGTGCACCAGATCGCGCAGGGTGATGCCCGGCTGCATTTTGCCTTTGAAGCGCACCAGCACCGACTCAGGCATATCCAGCGGCATCACGCCGGTCGCGGCGGCAAACGCCACCAGGCCGGAACCGGCCGGGAAGGAAATGCCGATTGGGAAGCGGGTATGGGAATCGCCGCCGGTGCCGACGGTGTCAGGCAGCAGCATGCGGTTCAGCCAGGAGTGGATCACGCCGTCGCCCGGACGCAGCGAGACGCCGCCACGGTTCATGATGAAGTCAGGCAGCGTGTGGTGCGTGGTCACGTCGACCGGTTTCGGGTACGCGGCGGTGTGGCAGAACGACTGCATGACCAGATCGGCGGAGAAGCCGAGGCAGGCCAGGTCTTTCAGCTCATCGCGGGTCATCGGGCCGGTAGTGTCCTGAGAACCGACGGAGGTCATCTTCGGTTCGCAGTACTCGCCAGGGCGAATGCCGGCGACGCCGCAGGCGCGGCCGACCATTTTCTGCGCCAGCGAGAAGCCTTTGCTGCTGGCGGCAACCGGCTTGGCAATACGGAACACGTCGCTGTGCGGCAGACCCAGCGCTTCGCGCGCCTTGGTGGTCAGGCCGCGGCCGATGATCAGCGGGATACGGCCGCCGGCGCGCACTTCATCCAGCAGCACGTCGGTTTTCAGCTCGAAGTTGGCGATCAGCGCGCCGGTTTCGTGGTTGCGCACTTCACCTTTGTACGGGTAAACGTCGATCACGTCGCCCATGTTCAGCTCGGACACGTCCACTTCGATCGGCAAGGCGCCGGCATCTTCCATGGTGTTGAAGAAGATAGGCGCAATCTTGCCGCCCAGCACCACGCCGCCGCCGCGCTTGTTCGGCACGTGCGGGATGTCGTCGCCCATAAACCACAGCACGGAGTTGGTGGCAGATTTACGGGAAGAACCGGTGCCGACCACGTCGCCGACGTAGGCCAGCGGGAAGCCTTTCTTGTTCAACAGCTCGATCTGTTTGATCGGGCCGACGCTGCCTGGCTGATCCGGCACGATGCCTTCACGTTCGTTTTTCAGCATCGCCAGCGCGTGCAGCGGGATGTCCGGACGCGACCAGGCGTCCGGCGCCGGAGAAAGGTCATCGGTGTTGGTTTCGCCGGTGACTTTGAACACGGTGACGGTGATCTTTTCCGCCAGCTCAGGGCGCGACAGATACCATTCGGCATCGGCCCAGGACTGCATGATCTGCTTGGCGTGCGGGTTACCGGCCTTGGCCTTCTCTTCCACGTCGTAGAAGTTGTCGAACATCAGCAGCGTGTGGGACAGCGCTTTGGCGGCGATGGGCGCCAGCGTTTCACTGTCCAGGGCGTCGATCAGCGGGTGAATGTTATAACCGCCCTGCATGGTGCCTAACAGTTCAATGGCTTTCTCGGGGGAAACCAGGGGGGATGTCGCTTCGCCTTTGGCGATGGCCGCCAGGAAACCTGCTTTGACATAGGCGGCTTCGTCGACGCCCGGTGGAACACGGTTAATCAGCAGGTCTAACAGGAATTCTTCTTCGCCTTTTGGCGGATTCTTCAGTAGTTCGACCAGCGCGGCCATTTGGGTGGCGTCTAGCGGCTTAGGGGCGATGCCCTCAGCGGCACGCTCGGCTACGTGCTTACGGTATTCTTCTAGCACGACGTTCTCCTCGCTCTCATTGTCATTTATTGTGCCTGGCGTATATGCAAACCGGGTTTATACCCTTGGGGTTTCACTCTGTGGCTAGGCGATCGGCCCGTAAAGGCCCCGAAACGGTGATTGGGGCAAACAAGCACGGTCAAACAGCGTTACAGCATGAAAGACTGATGGGTAGAGCGCACGGCGATATTGATGCCATCTATCCTGACGGGGCACTGCTGTCGATGTCCTGGACTGTAAGGTACAGTGCCCGGTTCCGCTCAGCCAGCATATCAGGATTTGAAACGGTTGTTAATTCGTTCACATAAAAGCAACATTAAATCTTTGCTGAATCGTTGAGCGCAGCGTAATCGGCTGCCGGACTAGCAGGGCATTATATCCATATAGTTGGAATGGATATAAGAAGAGAGATCGGAATTTGGCGCTGCGGCCACAAAAATACCGCTTTCTGAATTTGAGCAAAAAAACGGCCCCTTGTCAGGAGCCGCTTGTTAACCGGTCAAACCAGCAGAATTACTTCTTCTTGGCTTTCGGGTTAGGCAGGTCGGTGATGCTGCCTTCGTAGATTTCCGCCGCCAGGCCCACGGATTCGTGCAGGGTCGGGTGAGCGTGGATGGTCAGCGCGATGTCTTCCGCGTCGCAGCCCATCTCGATAGCCAGACCGATTTCACCCAGCAGCTCGCCGCCGTTGGTGCCGACAATCGCGCCACCGATGATGCGGTGAGTTTCTTTGTCGAAGATCAGTTTGGTCATGCCGTCTGCACAGTCGGAAGCGATCGCACGGCCGGAAGCCGCCCACGGGAAGGTGGAGGTTTCGTAGCTGATGCCTTTCTCTTTCGCTTCTTTCTCGGTCAGACCCACCCATGCCACTTCCGGCTCGGTGTAAGCGATGGATGGGATCACTTTCGGATCGAAGTAGTGCTTCATGCCGGCGATAACTTCTGCGGCAACGTGGCCTTCGTGCACGCCTTTGTGCGCCAGCATCGGCTGACCGACGATGTCGCCGATAGCGAAGATGTGCGGCACGTTGGTGCGCAGCTGTTTGTCGACATTGATGAAGCCACGCTCGTCAACTTCAACACCGGCTTTGCCGGCATCCAGCAGTTTGCCGTTCGGCACGCGGCCGATCGCCACCAGCACCGCGTCGTAACGCTGTGGCTCTGCCGGCGCTTTTTTACCTTCCATCGTGACGTAGATGCCGTCTTCTTTGGCTTCTACCGCGGTCACTTTGGTTTCCAGCATCAGGTTGAACTGCTTGCTGATACGCTTGGTGAAGACTTTCACCACGTCTTTATCTGCCGCCGGGATAACCTGATCGAACATCTCAACGACGTCGATCTGTGAACCCAGCGCATGGTATACGGTGCCCATTTCCAGGCCGATGATGCCGCCGCCCATAACCAGCAGACGCTCTGGGACGGTTTTCAGTTCCAGCGCATCGGTGGAATCCCACACGCGTGGATCTTCATGAGGAATGAATGGCAGTTGGATCGGACGAGAACCTGCAGCGATGATGGCGTTGTCGAAGTTGATGGTGGTTGGGCCGTTTTCGCCTTCCACAACCAGGGTGTTAGCGCCGGTGAACTTGCCCAGGCCGTTGACCACTTTCACTTTACGGCCTTTCGCCATGCCAGCCAGACCGCCGGTCAGCTGAGTGATGACTTTTTCTTTCCAGACGCGCACTTTGTCGATGTCGGTTTTCGGCTCGCCGAAAACGATGCCGTGTTCGGCCAGCGCTTTGGCTTCTTCGATCACTTTGGCAACGTGAAGCAGTGCTTTGGAAGGGATACATCCCACGTTCAGGCAAACCCCGCCCAGAGTGGAATATCGTTCAACCAGAACGGTTTCAAGACCTAAGTCAGCGCAACGAAAGGCTGCAGAGTAACCTGCCGGGCCCGCCCCAAGTACCACGACCTGAGTTTTAATTTCAGTACTCATCATGACCTCTTAATTGATTGTCCGGCGGGTCAGACGTCATTTTTATTGCTAATCGATCTCATAACGCCCTTCATCCACCGGGACGCTTACACCGCGAGCAGTTTACAGAATTGTTAATAATCTGCAAAGCGTGTTCGAGTGACCCGTGTCTCAACAATTTTGTCGAGTTGTGCAAAATCCGACAAAACTGCTACAGAATCGTCAGGGGCGCAGAATGCTGCGCCCCTTTTGCATTACATCACCAGACGGCGAATGTCGGACAACATGTTGTTGATGATGGTGATGAAGCGCGCACCATCGGCACCGTCGATAACGCGGTGGTCGAAGGACAGCGACATCGGCATCATCAGGCGCGGCATGAACTCTTTACCGTTCCAGACCGGCTCCATCGCAGACTTGGAGACGCCCAGGATAGCCACTTCCGGCGCGTTGACGATCGGCGCGAAGTGAGTCGTCCCGATGCCGCCCAGGCTGGAGATGGTGAAGCAGCCGCCCTGCATCTCGCCCGCAGTCAGCTTGCCGTCGCGCGCTTTCTTGGAGATGGCCATCAGTTCGCGAGACAGCTCGGTGATGCTCTTCTTGTTCACGTCCTTGAACACCGGAACCACCAGGCCGTTCGGGGTATCAACCGCCACGCCGATGTTGATGTATTTCTTCAGCGTCAGCTTCTGACCGTCTTCGGACAGCGAGCTGTTGAAGCGCGGCATCTGCTCCAGAGCGGCAGCAACGGCTTTCATGATGAACACGACAGGCGTGAACTTCACGTCCAGCTTGCGCTTGGCCGCTTCTTCGTTCTGCTGTTTGCGGAACGCTTCCAGATCGGTGATGTCGGTTTTGTCGAAGTGAGTCACGTGCGGGATCATCACCCAGTTGCGGCTCAGGTTCGCGCCAGAGATCTTCTGGATGCGGCCCATTTCGACTTCTTCGATCTCGCCGAACTTGCTGAAGTCCACTTTCGGCCATGGCAGCATGCCTGGCAGACCGCCGCCGGCAGCAGCCGGAGCCGCTTCAGCGCGTTTCACCGCGTCTTTCACGTAAGCCTGAACGTCTTCGCGCAGGATGCGGCCTTTACGACCGGTGCCTTTCACTTTCGCCAGGTTAACGCCGAATTCACGCGCCAGACGACGAATGACCGGGGTCGCGTGCACGTATGCCGCGTTCTCGGCGAACTCGCCTTTGTCGTCAGCTTTCGCAGCCGGTGCGGCGGCTTTAGCGGCGGCCGGTGCCGGCGCAGCTTCCGCTTTAGCGGCTGGAGCGGCGGCAGCGGCAGGCGCAGCGCCTTCCACTTCGAACACCATGATCAGGGAGCCGGTTTTCACTTTGTCGCCGGTCGCGATCTTGATCTCTTTCACGGTACCCGCGAACGGTGCAGGCACTTCCATGGAGGCCTTGTCGCCTTCCACGGTGATCAGAGACTGCTCGGCGGCAACCTTGTCGCCCACCTTAACCATCACTTCGGTCACTTCGACTTCGTCGCCGCCGATATCCGGCACGGCGACGTCTTTGGCCGCAGAGGCCGCAGGCGCTGCAGCGGCGGCAGGTGCTTGCGCCGCAGCCGGGGCCGCAGCGGAAGCGGCGCCGGCCACTTCGAACACCATGATCAGGGAACCGGTTTTCACTTTGTCGCCGGTCGCGATCTTGATCTCTTTCACGGTGCCCGCGAACGGCGCAGGAACTTCCATGGAAGCCTTGTCGCCTTCTACGGTGATCAGGGACTGCTCGGCTTCCACCTTGTCGCCCACTTTCACCAGGATCTCGGTCACTTCGACTTCGTCAGCGCCGATGTCCGGCACGGCAACGTCTTTAGCCGCAGCGGCGGCCGGGGCCGCTGCTGCCGCCGGTTTTTCTTCCGCTTTCGCCGCCGGTGCAGCTTCCGCTGCGCCTGCCGCTTCGAAGATCATGATCAGTTTGCCGGTCTCGGTTTTATCGCCGACCGCCACTTTGATCTCTTTCACCACACCCGCCTGCGGGGAGGGCACTTCCATGGAGGCCTTGTCGCCTTCCACGGTGATCAGCGATTGTTCCGCTTCAACTTTATCGCCGACCTTCACCAGGATCTCGGTGATTTCGACTTCATCTGCACCGATGTCCGGTACGTTGATTTCGATAGACATTATTCAGTACCTCTTAGGCCAGACGCGGGTTAACTTTTTCCGGGTTGATGTCGAATTTCTTGATTGCATCGGCAACCACAGAAGCTTCGATCTCACCGCGTTTAGCCAGTTCACCCAGAGCAGCAACCACCACGTAGGATGCATCGACTTCGAAGTGGTGACGCAGGTTTTCGCGGCTGTCCGAACGACCGAAGCCGTCGGTGCCCAGTACGCGATAGTCGCTGGCCGGCACATAAGTACGAACCTGTTCGGCGAACAGTTTCATGTAGTCGGTAGAAGCTACCGCCGGCGCGTCGCTCATCACCTGAGCGATGTAAGGCACGCGTGGCGTTTCGGTTGGGTGCAGCATGTTCCAGCGCTCGCAATCCTGGCCGTCGCGCGCCAGTTCGGTGAACGAGGTCACGCTGTAGGTGTCGGAACCCACGCCGTAGTCCTTCGCCAGGATCTGCGCAGCTTCGCGCACGTGGCGCAGGATGGCACCGGAGCCCAGCAGCTGTACCTTGCCTTTGCTGCCTTCCAGCGTTTCCAGCTTGTAGATACCCTTGCGGATACCTTCTTCCGCACCCTGCGGCATCGCAGGCATGTGGTAGTTTTCGTTCAGCGTGGTCAGGTAGTAGTACACGTTTTCCGGGTTGTCGCCATACATGCGCACCAGACCGTCGTGCATGATCACCGCCACTTCGTACGCGTAAGCCGGATCGTAAGAGATGCAGTTAGGGATGGTCAGAGACTGAATGTGGCTGTGGCCATCTTCGTGCTGCAGACCTTCGCCGTTCAGGGTAGTACGGCCCGAGGTCCCGCCGATCAGGAAGCCGCGCGCCTGTTGGTCGCCCGCTGCCCAGCACAGGTCGCCGATACGTTGGAAACCGAACATCGAGTAGTAGATGTAGAACGGAATCATCGGCAGATCGTTGGTGCTGTAGGAAGTCGCTGCGGCCAGCCAGGAAGAGGCTGCGCCCAGTTCGTTGATGCCTTCCTGCAGGATTTGGCCTTTCTCGTCTTCTTTGTAGTAAGCCACCTGCTCACGGTCCTGCGGGGTGTACTGCTGGCCGTTCGGGCTGTAGATACCGATCTGACGGAACAGACCTTCCATACCGAAAGTACGCGCTTCGTCGGCGAT is part of the Serratia marcescens genome and encodes:
- the yacL gene encoding protein YacL gives rise to the protein MDYEFLRDVTGQVIVRFSMGHEAIGHWINEEVKGDFNLLDRIEAGAAEVKGSERQWQLEGHEYTLLMDGEEVMIRANQLEFEGDEMEEGMNYYDEESLSFCGVEDFLLVLKAYRSFMLKY
- the acnB gene encoding bifunctional aconitate hydratase 2/2-methylisocitrate dehydratase yields the protein MLEEYRKHVAERAAEGIAPKPLDATQMAALVELLKNPPKGEEEFLLDLLINRVPPGVDEAAYVKAGFLAAIAKGEATSPLVSPEKAIELLGTMQGGYNIHPLIDALDSETLAPIAAKALSHTLLMFDNFYDVEEKAKAGNPHAKQIMQSWADAEWYLSRPELAEKITVTVFKVTGETNTDDLSPAPDAWSRPDIPLHALAMLKNEREGIVPDQPGSVGPIKQIELLNKKGFPLAYVGDVVGTGSSRKSATNSVLWFMGDDIPHVPNKRGGGVVLGGKIAPIFFNTMEDAGALPIEVDVSELNMGDVIDVYPYKGEVRNHETGALIANFELKTDVLLDEVRAGGRIPLIIGRGLTTKAREALGLPHSDVFRIAKPVAASSKGFSLAQKMVGRACGVAGIRPGEYCEPKMTSVGSQDTTGPMTRDELKDLACLGFSADLVMQSFCHTAAYPKPVDVTTHHTLPDFIMNRGGVSLRPGDGVIHSWLNRMLLPDTVGTGGDSHTRFPIGISFPAGSGLVAFAAATGVMPLDMPESVLVRFKGKMQPGITLRDLVHAIPYYAIQQGLLTVEKKGKKNIFSGRILEIEGLPDLKVEQAFELTDASAERSAAGCTIKLDKAPIEEYLNSNIVLLKWMISEGYGDRRTLERRIQGMEKWLADPQLLEGDADAEYAAVIDIDLNEIKEPILCAPNDPDDARLLSDVANSKIDEVFIGSCMTNIGHFRAAGKLLDQHKGQLPTRLWVAPPTKMDAAQLTEEGYYSVFGKSGARIEIPGCSLCMGNQARVADGATVVSTSTRNFPNRLGTGANVYLASAELAAVASLLGRLPTPDEYQTYMAQVDKTAADTYRYLNFDQLGQYTEKADGVIFQTAV
- the lpdA gene encoding dihydrolipoyl dehydrogenase, yielding MSTEIKTQVVVLGAGPAGYSAAFRCADLGLETVLVERYSTLGGVCLNVGCIPSKALLHVAKVIEEAKALAEHGIVFGEPKTDIDKVRVWKEKVITQLTGGLAGMAKGRKVKVVNGLGKFTGANTLVVEGENGPTTINFDNAIIAAGSRPIQLPFIPHEDPRVWDSTDALELKTVPERLLVMGGGIIGLEMGTVYHALGSQIDVVEMFDQVIPAADKDVVKVFTKRISKQFNLMLETKVTAVEAKEDGIYVTMEGKKAPAEPQRYDAVLVAIGRVPNGKLLDAGKAGVEVDERGFINVDKQLRTNVPHIFAIGDIVGQPMLAHKGVHEGHVAAEVIAGMKHYFDPKVIPSIAYTEPEVAWVGLTEKEAKEKGISYETSTFPWAASGRAIASDCADGMTKLIFDKETHRIIGGAIVGTNGGELLGEIGLAIEMGCDAEDIALTIHAHPTLHESVGLAAEIYEGSITDLPNPKAKKK
- the aceF gene encoding pyruvate dehydrogenase complex dihydrolipoyllysine-residue acetyltransferase: MSIEINVPDIGADEVEITEILVKVGDKVEAEQSLITVEGDKASMEVPSPQAGVVKEIKVAVGDKTETGKLIMIFEAAGAAEAAPAAKAEEKPAAAAAPAAAAAKDVAVPDIGADEVEVTEILVKVGDKVEAEQSLITVEGDKASMEVPAPFAGTVKEIKIATGDKVKTGSLIMVFEVAGAASAAAPAAAQAPAAAAAPAASAAKDVAVPDIGGDEVEVTEVMVKVGDKVAAEQSLITVEGDKASMEVPAPFAGTVKEIKIATGDKVKTGSLIMVFEVEGAAPAAAAAPAAKAEAAPAPAAAKAAAPAAKADDKGEFAENAAYVHATPVIRRLAREFGVNLAKVKGTGRKGRILREDVQAYVKDAVKRAEAAPAAAGGGLPGMLPWPKVDFSKFGEIEEVEMGRIQKISGANLSRNWVMIPHVTHFDKTDITDLEAFRKQQNEEAAKRKLDVKFTPVVFIMKAVAAALEQMPRFNSSLSEDGQKLTLKKYINIGVAVDTPNGLVVPVFKDVNKKSITELSRELMAISKKARDGKLTAGEMQGGCFTISSLGGIGTTHFAPIVNAPEVAILGVSKSAMEPVWNGKEFMPRLMMPMSLSFDHRVIDGADGARFITIINNMLSDIRRLVM